In a single window of the Methanolobus psychrophilus R15 genome:
- the alaS gene encoding alanyl-tRNA synthetase, giving the protein MLEDEYQLDFFSENGFVRKQCSKCGKFYWTRDLDRNTCGDAPCDPYSFIGNPVFNKKFDLAEMREYYLKFFEDQGHTRLERYPVVARWRDDIYLTIASIADFQPFVTSGQVRPPANPLTISQPCIRLSDLDAVGRSGRHLTTFEMMAHHAFNKKGEEIYWKDRTMELCDELFNSLGVDPLAVTYKEEPWAGGGNAGPCVEALIGGLEVATLVFMDLEQSKDGTIPIKGENYRKMDNYIVDTGYGLERFVWASKGSPTIYDAVFPTIVNELMQLAGLEHQIDDPEYANILSQSARLAGLMDVSEKANLLQLRKQVASSIGTSVEKLSSIMEPVENIYAITDHTRCLTFMLADGIIPSNVKAGYLARLVLRRTLRMMKDMDINTSLSDIVRMHIKNLPEYPEFSEKFDVIEDILAHEEMKFDETLERGRRMIQKSAKHYKSTGEKIPLPTLIEMYDSHGIPPEISKEAASEMGVEVDLPDNFYSLVAEGHSKAEPKEEKVFPYMDRVEKLPKTKRLFYDEPTRMKFEAVVLDVFDKHLVLDSTLFYPEGGGQPADHGTITIYDNVLNVVDVQVANGVIVHIINGIEDELYLRKGDLVIGKVNEERRMAHACHHTATHIINDAARKVLGDHVWQTGAQKTTDRARLDISHYKRITPDELNRIELIANRTVMDNQRVTAEWMDRVDAEKKYGFGLYQGGVPPGNRIRVLKVADDIEACGGTHCTSTGLVGPIKILKTERIQDGVERIEYAAGLAAVRATQKMETCLNQSAESLRVLPEHLPATIDRFFNEWKEFKKDNERLKEELAHMRVSWMADNSTIVGGMRVVAEQVPNADADELVKIAGELAGSKDVVVILASECGGVKIVAAAGEDALKAGADAGKIVTRMSAVVGGGGGGRPNMARGGGTDPLKISDSLKSGMDLLKQQLKVN; this is encoded by the coding sequence ATGCTTGAGGATGAGTATCAACTTGATTTTTTTTCCGAAAACGGTTTTGTCCGTAAGCAATGTTCAAAATGCGGAAAATTCTACTGGACACGGGACCTTGACAGGAATACCTGTGGGGATGCCCCATGCGACCCATATTCCTTTATAGGGAACCCTGTCTTTAACAAGAAGTTCGACCTTGCTGAGATGAGGGAGTATTACCTTAAGTTCTTTGAGGATCAGGGTCATACGAGGCTTGAAAGGTATCCTGTTGTCGCCAGGTGGAGGGACGATATCTATCTCACAATAGCATCTATCGCAGACTTCCAGCCTTTTGTCACATCAGGGCAGGTCCGGCCCCCTGCAAATCCCCTGACCATTTCCCAGCCCTGCATACGTCTTTCAGACCTTGATGCAGTGGGAAGGAGCGGGCGCCATCTCACAACCTTTGAGATGATGGCTCACCACGCTTTCAACAAAAAAGGTGAGGAAATATACTGGAAGGACCGGACCATGGAGCTATGCGACGAGCTTTTCAATTCGCTTGGAGTTGATCCTCTGGCAGTCACATACAAAGAGGAACCCTGGGCAGGCGGCGGTAACGCCGGTCCATGTGTCGAGGCTCTTATAGGCGGTCTTGAGGTCGCGACGCTGGTGTTCATGGACCTGGAACAGTCCAAGGATGGTACGATACCTATCAAGGGTGAGAACTACCGTAAGATGGACAACTACATCGTTGACACAGGATATGGACTTGAGCGGTTTGTCTGGGCTTCCAAAGGCTCACCTACTATATACGATGCAGTATTCCCGACCATTGTCAATGAGCTCATGCAGCTTGCAGGCCTTGAGCATCAGATCGACGATCCGGAGTATGCTAACATCCTTTCCCAGAGTGCACGCCTTGCAGGGCTTATGGATGTGAGCGAGAAAGCAAACCTCCTTCAGCTTCGCAAGCAAGTGGCCTCCAGCATAGGAACAAGTGTGGAAAAGCTGTCTTCCATCATGGAGCCTGTTGAGAACATCTATGCTATTACTGATCATACCCGATGCCTGACATTCATGCTTGCTGACGGTATCATTCCTTCCAATGTGAAAGCAGGTTACCTTGCACGCCTTGTGCTGCGCAGGACCCTTCGTATGATGAAGGACATGGATATCAACACCTCACTATCCGATATTGTGAGGATGCACATTAAGAATCTGCCGGAGTATCCGGAGTTCTCCGAGAAGTTCGATGTCATAGAGGACATACTTGCCCATGAGGAAATGAAGTTCGACGAAACCCTTGAACGCGGCAGGCGCATGATCCAGAAATCTGCCAAGCACTACAAGTCCACAGGCGAAAAGATACCTCTGCCAACGCTGATCGAGATGTATGACAGCCATGGCATCCCTCCTGAGATCTCAAAGGAGGCCGCATCCGAGATGGGTGTGGAGGTCGACCTTCCGGATAATTTCTATTCACTTGTGGCAGAGGGCCACAGCAAAGCCGAGCCAAAAGAAGAAAAGGTTTTTCCATACATGGACCGTGTGGAGAAACTGCCAAAGACAAAGCGCCTCTTCTACGATGAGCCCACGAGGATGAAATTCGAAGCTGTAGTGCTTGATGTATTCGACAAGCATCTGGTGCTTGACAGCACGCTCTTCTATCCGGAGGGTGGCGGACAGCCTGCAGACCACGGGACCATCACGATATATGACAATGTTCTCAATGTTGTCGATGTGCAGGTGGCCAACGGTGTGATAGTGCATATAATCAACGGAATAGAGGATGAACTTTACCTCCGCAAAGGTGACCTTGTCATCGGGAAAGTGAATGAGGAAAGGAGGATGGCTCATGCCTGCCACCATACTGCAACACACATCATCAACGATGCGGCAAGGAAAGTGCTGGGTGACCACGTATGGCAGACAGGTGCACAGAAGACCACAGACCGCGCTCGTCTGGACATATCCCATTACAAGCGCATAACCCCCGATGAGCTGAATAGGATAGAACTGATAGCTAACCGTACCGTGATGGATAACCAGCGTGTTACGGCTGAATGGATGGACAGGGTGGATGCGGAGAAGAAATACGGTTTCGGTCTTTACCAGGGTGGTGTCCCGCCAGGCAACAGGATACGCGTCCTTAAAGTGGCTGATGACATCGAGGCATGCGGCGGTACCCATTGTACCAGTACAGGCCTTGTAGGTCCGATTAAGATACTCAAGACCGAACGTATCCAGGATGGTGTTGAGCGTATCGAGTATGCCGCAGGTCTTGCAGCAGTGAGGGCCACACAGAAGATGGAAACCTGCCTGAACCAGTCTGCAGAATCTCTCAGGGTCCTGCCGGAGCACCTGCCTGCGACCATTGACCGTTTCTTCAATGAATGGAAAGAGTTCAAGAAAGATAACGAACGTCTGAAAGAGGAGCTTGCTCACATGCGCGTCAGCTGGATGGCAGATAATTCCACCATCGTCGGCGGCATGCGGGTTGTGGCTGAACAGGTCCCAAATGCGGATGCTGATGAATTGGTCAAGATCGCAGGCGAGCTTGCAGGTAGCAAGGATGTCGTTGTCATTCTTGCAAGTGAATGTGGCGGTGTCAAGATCGTGGCAGCCGCTGGCGAGGATGCGCTCAAGGCTGGTGCAGATGCCGGAAAGATCGTCACCCGGATGTCCGCGGTAGTTGGCGGTGGCGGTGGCGGCCGCCCGAACATGGCACGTGGCGGTGGTACTGATCCCCTCAAGATAAGTGACTCGCTAAAAAGCGGTATGGACTTGCTTAAACAGCAGCTTAAGGTCAACTGA
- a CDS encoding response regulator receiver protein — MDDQTQEILATLRDGLSDKSSLFFAQVDSFVERLVYLHIYDVLRNDADRNVVWLCLNSPRDKILGKFGDFGFNISGSMDRLFFIDIEVPGKSPQQGTFYCSSPADYTKMASHISNLFERNMPALLVMDNMNVLATDTMQVVETFMQFVEKKVHEKEGGIVSVLLKDILSPENEMLVKSFFDVVLDVTNIGEVHAQIGLRDFDFRYFVEDGYIRLEYAPKKIKRDKLKVLIVDDEPDIPELLKLSLISEPYDFLVAYNGEEAIDIALKEHPDLILLDIMMPDMDGYEVVGQLKKSKTANDIPVIMISAKTAIEDKVKGMELGIDDYIAKPFDKREVKARIKMVMRRLGWSIEE, encoded by the coding sequence ATGGATGATCAGACTCAGGAAATTCTGGCAACTCTAAGGGACGGGCTATCAGACAAAAGTTCATTGTTCTTTGCTCAGGTTGACAGTTTTGTCGAACGCCTGGTCTATCTTCATATCTACGATGTGCTCCGCAATGACGCTGACAGAAATGTTGTGTGGCTATGCCTGAATTCCCCGCGTGATAAGATCCTCGGGAAATTCGGGGACTTCGGCTTTAATATAAGCGGTTCAATGGACCGTTTGTTCTTCATTGATATCGAAGTGCCGGGCAAGTCTCCCCAGCAAGGGACCTTTTACTGCAGTTCTCCGGCAGATTACACCAAAATGGCATCCCATATCTCTAACCTTTTTGAAAGGAACATGCCTGCCCTGCTGGTGATGGATAACATGAATGTGCTGGCCACAGACACAATGCAGGTTGTCGAGACATTCATGCAGTTTGTCGAAAAGAAAGTGCACGAGAAAGAAGGGGGCATTGTTTCAGTACTTTTGAAGGATATACTCTCCCCTGAAAATGAAATGCTTGTAAAGTCCTTTTTTGATGTTGTTCTGGATGTCACCAACATAGGTGAAGTACATGCTCAGATTGGTCTCAGGGACTTTGATTTCAGGTACTTTGTGGAGGACGGATATATAAGATTGGAGTACGCCCCAAAGAAAATCAAAAGGGACAAATTGAAGGTCCTTATAGTGGACGATGAGCCAGATATCCCGGAGCTCTTGAAGCTATCCCTCATCAGCGAACCTTATGACTTCCTGGTAGCATACAATGGTGAGGAAGCGATCGATATCGCCTTGAAGGAACATCCCGACCTGATATTACTTGATATCATGATGCCTGACATGGACGGATATGAAGTTGTAGGGCAGCTCAAGAAAAGCAAAACTGCAAATGATATACCGGTAATAATGATCTCCGCAAAGACTGCGATAGAAGATAAGGTAAAAGGCATGGAGCTTGGCATTGATGACTACATTGCCAAACCTTTTGATAAAAGGGAAGTGAAGGCCAGGATTAAAATGGTCATGAGGCGGCTTGGCTGGTCTATAGAGGAATAA
- a CDS encoding response regulator receiver, giving the protein MHPKIMVVDDEPDTIDLVKIILESENIQVIGASSGFECLELMELEKPDLILLDIMMPDMNGWETFHKIKEKNPALPVAMLTVKSQEFDKMLGLHVLKADDYITKPFSRKELIKRTMDLLGTKAE; this is encoded by the coding sequence ATGCATCCAAAAATCATGGTCGTAGACGACGAGCCAGATACAATAGATCTTGTGAAGATCATCCTTGAGTCCGAGAATATACAGGTTATCGGCGCCAGCAGTGGTTTTGAATGCCTTGAACTGATGGAGCTGGAGAAGCCGGATCTCATTTTACTTGATATCATGATGCCCGATATGAATGGATGGGAAACCTTCCATAAGATCAAGGAAAAAAACCCTGCTCTTCCTGTTGCAATGCTTACTGTAAAGAGTCAGGAATTCGATAAGATGCTTGGCCTTCATGTGCTCAAGGCAGATGACTACATCACAAAACCGTTCAGCAGGAAAGAACTGATAAAAAGGACCATGGACCTGTTAGGAACAAAGGCCGAGTGA
- a CDS encoding methyltransferase: protein MVYAVEIDAKKISYAKKNCKLLGIDNVEFICGDALSPEVIRQLPELDIVFSDPARPASENLRDIGNLRPAIPEVIASYSSKASDFAFEAPPQLTPDRIPFECEKEYLSLDGKINRLNLYFGSLMRCDTSAVALPSRARIESTLDAQDLEPSEKLAYYAYEPEESVERAGLLSQLAHDLERQAPDICLFLIDRKRLFLTSEVPVNHPMLKNKYKVLSVQDFDTAHINGFLKKNGFGTVILRAAVEPKEYWDIRNRLEDNLSGDRKAHLFLKDRKAILCEIL, encoded by the coding sequence ATGGTCTATGCAGTGGAGATCGATGCGAAGAAGATATCCTATGCAAAAAAGAACTGCAAGCTTCTTGGGATCGATAACGTTGAATTCATTTGCGGGGATGCGCTGTCACCCGAGGTTATCAGGCAACTGCCGGAACTTGACATTGTATTTTCAGATCCTGCAAGACCTGCGAGTGAGAATCTGCGCGACATAGGAAACCTTCGGCCTGCAATACCTGAAGTAATAGCTTCATACAGTTCCAAAGCATCTGACTTTGCTTTTGAGGCGCCTCCACAGCTCACCCCCGACAGGATACCCTTTGAATGCGAGAAGGAGTATTTGTCCCTTGACGGGAAAATAAACAGGCTTAACCTTTATTTTGGCAGCCTCATGAGATGTGATACCTCAGCAGTAGCCCTGCCATCCCGTGCACGCATCGAGTCCACCTTAGACGCGCAGGACCTGGAGCCATCTGAGAAACTTGCCTATTATGCTTATGAGCCGGAAGAGTCAGTGGAAAGGGCCGGGCTTCTCTCGCAACTTGCGCATGACCTGGAAAGGCAGGCTCCCGATATCTGCTTGTTTTTGATTGACAGGAAGCGTCTTTTCCTTACTTCTGAAGTACCTGTAAATCATCCAATGCTGAAGAACAAATATAAGGTGTTAAGCGTTCAGGATTTTGACACCGCACACATCAATGGTTTCCTGAAGAAGAACGGTTTTGGAACAGTTATATTAAGAGCTGCAGTGGAGCCCAAAGAGTACTGGGATATACGCAACCGGTTAGAAGACAACTTAAGCGGGGACCGGAAAGCTCACCTGTTCCTTAAAGACAGAAAGGCCATCCTTTGTGAGATCCTGTGA
- a CDS encoding flagella protein, which translates to MSGLSDALKKVTTGILGKKGANKGSSSPFGSGNPPFSSGVPDLNSLPDLASAFPPGSPPGFPGTKPSFPPGMGSATGMPSSPPGMMPPGMGAPGAAQAANAEHKEAIEVHGKKIKDVETKLSKADVTLSMVQRDNEEIKKTVDKIDQSVLELLSLYEIVSNQVNPFVGDDIGSRATIERFEKTEKRITELADLLVIFKNDMDTVIHKLNMPGISKEVGSKMQDIESKLNAFADAMSMMHESLEQLTSRTEELTGKTETIDQNILELAESTSNISSRVDELERKSALQSLNDAKEEMENASDERSDNRGQDNSRTGQKKGLPLVRLENLRTDPTSVVVLLNWIEFLMERVGRNNLMDALDYYVDIGWISEDVRSEVMAYARGIDYYVEKPTWRLLPEDHTKSLLFIERLCGRKIDRNMLSSIDREMSKVKHGLEELYGI; encoded by the coding sequence ATGTCCGGCTTGAGCGATGCTTTAAAAAAGGTGACAACAGGCATTCTGGGTAAAAAGGGTGCAAATAAAGGCAGTAGCTCGCCTTTTGGTTCAGGCAATCCTCCGTTTTCCTCTGGTGTTCCCGATCTTAATTCGCTTCCTGACCTGGCTTCCGCTTTCCCTCCGGGGTCCCCGCCTGGTTTTCCGGGCACAAAGCCCTCTTTTCCTCCGGGAATGGGCTCGGCTACCGGCATGCCGTCATCTCCTCCAGGAATGATGCCTCCGGGCATGGGTGCTCCCGGAGCTGCACAAGCTGCCAATGCTGAGCATAAAGAAGCCATAGAAGTACATGGCAAGAAGATCAAGGACGTTGAAACGAAGCTCTCAAAGGCCGATGTAACGCTGAGCATGGTGCAGCGTGATAATGAGGAGATTAAGAAAACCGTTGACAAGATCGACCAGAGCGTGCTTGAACTGTTGTCACTTTATGAGATCGTTTCCAATCAGGTCAATCCTTTCGTGGGCGATGATATCGGATCCCGTGCTACTATAGAGAGGTTCGAGAAAACAGAGAAAAGGATCACTGAACTTGCGGACCTGCTTGTTATCTTTAAGAACGACATGGATACTGTCATTCATAAGCTGAACATGCCCGGCATTTCCAAAGAGGTTGGTTCAAAGATGCAGGACATCGAATCCAAGCTGAATGCATTTGCCGATGCAATGTCCATGATGCATGAGAGCTTGGAGCAATTAACCTCCCGGACAGAGGAACTCACCGGCAAGACCGAAACCATCGATCAGAACATACTCGAACTGGCGGAATCTACAAGCAACATCTCCTCCAGGGTGGATGAGCTGGAAAGGAAAAGCGCTCTCCAGTCTCTGAACGATGCAAAAGAAGAAATGGAAAATGCTTCAGACGAAAGGTCGGATAACAGGGGACAGGATAATTCCCGTACAGGGCAAAAGAAAGGCCTTCCCCTTGTACGCCTGGAGAACCTGAGGACCGATCCTACCAGTGTTGTAGTCCTGCTCAACTGGATAGAATTCCTGATGGAGCGTGTCGGCAGGAACAACCTGATGGATGCGCTGGACTATTATGTGGACATCGGATGGATAAGTGAGGATGTCCGGTCAGAAGTCATGGCATATGCCCGTGGCATCGACTACTATGTGGAAAAACCTACATGGCGCCTGCTTCCTGAAGATCATACCAAATCACTGCTGTTTATAGAAAGGCTCTGCGGGCGTAAGATCGACCGTAACATGCTAAGCTCCATAGATAGGGAGATGTCAAAGGTTAAACACGGGCTGGAGGAACTCTATGGGATTTGA